One Halarcobacter ebronensis genomic window carries:
- a CDS encoding GNAT family N-acetyltransferase, protein MKIEKATKSDVKTLFEIEKNVFLGDIMALDLSSFYYHVKKNNLYKVVIENKIAGYILWLNRKHFYRLYSLAILDEFRGLGIASKLLEFSLEKLKDKNMQLEVRKSNFKAIKLYEKFGFKVAKELRDYYEDEDGLLMRLER, encoded by the coding sequence ATGAAAATCGAAAAAGCAACAAAGAGTGATGTAAAAACACTCTTTGAAATTGAAAAAAATGTCTTTTTAGGTGATATTATGGCTTTAGATTTAAGCTCATTTTATTATCATGTAAAAAAAAACAATCTATATAAAGTAGTTATTGAAAACAAAATTGCAGGGTATATTTTGTGGTTAAATAGAAAACATTTTTATAGATTGTACTCTTTGGCAATTTTAGATGAGTTTAGAGGTTTGGGTATCGCATCAAAACTTTTAGAGTTTAGTTTAGAAAAACTAAAAGACAAAAATATGCAGCTTGAAGTTAGAAAATCTAATTTTAAAGCTATAAAATTGTATGAGAAGTTTGGTTTTAAAGTAGCAAAAGAGCTTAGAGATTATTATGAAGATGAAGATGGGCTTTTAATGAGATTGGAAAGATAA
- the rpiB gene encoding ribose 5-phosphate isomerase B, whose product MKYFIGADHAGIDIKAYVKELFEKRGHEVVDMGPFSKDRVDYPDFAAKVCKEVLANEGSKGILICGSGIGMSMAANKFDGIRAALCHNEYSAKMAREHNDANVLCLGERVSGYGMVEAIVDAWDKASFEGGRHEGRVEKINNLFGSCRV is encoded by the coding sequence ATGAAATACTTTATTGGTGCTGATCACGCAGGTATTGATATTAAAGCTTATGTAAAAGAGTTGTTTGAAAAAAGAGGTCATGAAGTAGTTGATATGGGTCCTTTTTCAAAAGATAGAGTTGATTATCCAGATTTTGCTGCAAAAGTTTGTAAAGAGGTTCTTGCAAATGAGGGAAGCAAAGGAATTTTAATCTGTGGTTCAGGCATTGGTATGTCTATGGCAGCAAATAAATTTGATGGAATTAGAGCAGCCCTTTGTCACAATGAATACTCTGCAAAAATGGCAAGAGAACACAATGATGCAAATGTATTATGTCTTGGGGAGAGAGTTTCTGGATATGGTATGGTTGAAGCTATTGTTGATGCATGGGATAAAGCCTCTTTTGAAGGTGGAAGACATGAAGGCAGAGTTGAAAAGATAAACAATCTTTTTGGAAGCTGTAGAGTTTAA
- the lepB gene encoding signal peptidase I yields MLGKIYRWSSSWTGTVIIVLAIIFFVAQAFVIPSGSMKNTLLIGDMLFVKKFSYGVPVPRIPWLEIPVFPDLKGNGHLIDGDKPQRGDIVVFRYPGNDAIHYVKRCVATGGDIIALKDKHLLLHPSEGNEFVKENYKDQQVVEISGKLFIVDPYRKDHPGIHNDPAVTKDGLQPYQLFDMLPIQIPQGEFFMMGDNRDHSNDSRFWGTVEYKYIVGKPWFIYFSWSEDKEIRWDRVFRSVSSIEKYMEGKKLEINHEKGIY; encoded by the coding sequence ATGTTAGGAAAAATTTATAGATGGTCTAGTTCATGGACAGGAACTGTTATAATAGTTTTAGCTATTATATTTTTTGTTGCACAAGCTTTTGTAATACCAAGTGGAAGTATGAAAAACACTCTTTTAATTGGTGATATGCTTTTTGTAAAAAAATTCTCTTATGGAGTTCCTGTTCCAAGAATTCCTTGGCTTGAAATACCAGTATTCCCCGATTTAAAAGGAAATGGTCACTTAATAGATGGAGATAAACCTCAAAGAGGTGATATTGTTGTTTTCAGATATCCAGGAAATGATGCAATTCATTATGTGAAAAGATGTGTAGCAACAGGTGGAGATATTATTGCTCTTAAAGACAAACATCTATTACTACACCCAAGTGAAGGTAATGAGTTTGTAAAAGAGAACTATAAAGATCAACAAGTAGTGGAAATTAGTGGAAAACTTTTTATTGTTGATCCATATAGAAAAGATCATCCTGGAATTCATAATGATCCAGCAGTTACTAAAGATGGGCTTCAACCATATCAACTTTTTGATATGCTTCCAATACAAATACCACAAGGTGAATTTTTTATGATGGGTGATAATAGAGATCACTCAAATGATTCAAGATTTTGGGGAACAGTTGAATACAAATATATTGTAGGAAAACCTTGGTTTATCTACTTCTCTTGGAGTGAAGACAAAGAGATTAGATGGGATAGAGTCTTTAGAAGTGTTAGCAGCATTGAAAAATATATGGAAGGTAAAAAATTAGAAATAAATCATGAAAAGGGAATATATTAA
- the folD gene encoding bifunctional methylenetetrahydrofolate dehydrogenase/methenyltetrahydrofolate cyclohydrolase FolD, protein MTILDGKALSAKIKEEVKVEVEELQKTKQITPGLAVVLVGDDAASATYVNSKHKACENAGIYSEVHTRPSSTTQEELLSLIEKMNNDSKLDGILVQLPLPKHIDTTTVLEAINPLKDVDGFHPYNVGRMVSNLDAFLPATPFGVMRMFQEYNIDLVGKNVCVIGSSDIVGKPMASLLINAKATVEVCNSKTKDLKAHTLRADIIIVAAGRVNLVTPDMISEGATLIDVGINRLENGKLVGDADFEGCKNKCSYITPVPGGVGPMTIAMLLKNTIKAAKLRDKRK, encoded by the coding sequence ATGACAATACTTGATGGTAAAGCTCTATCAGCAAAGATTAAAGAAGAGGTGAAAGTTGAAGTTGAAGAACTTCAAAAAACTAAACAAATCACTCCTGGATTAGCTGTTGTTTTAGTTGGTGATGATGCAGCTAGTGCAACTTATGTAAATAGCAAACACAAAGCTTGCGAAAATGCAGGTATCTATTCAGAAGTACACACAAGACCCTCTTCTACAACACAAGAGGAACTTTTAAGTTTAATAGAAAAGATGAATAACGACTCTAAATTGGATGGTATTTTAGTTCAACTGCCGCTACCAAAACATATTGACACAACTACTGTCTTAGAAGCAATCAATCCACTAAAAGATGTAGATGGATTCCATCCTTATAATGTAGGAAGAATGGTGTCAAACTTAGATGCATTTTTACCTGCAACCCCTTTTGGAGTAATGAGAATGTTCCAAGAGTATAATATAGATTTAGTAGGAAAAAATGTGTGTGTAATTGGTTCTTCTGATATTGTTGGAAAACCTATGGCTTCACTTTTAATCAATGCAAAAGCTACGGTTGAAGTGTGTAACTCAAAAACAAAAGATTTAAAAGCCCATACATTAAGAGCTGACATTATTATTGTTGCAGCAGGAAGAGTAAACCTTGTAACTCCTGATATGATAAGTGAAGGTGCAACGCTTATTGATGTTGGTATAAATAGATTAGAAAATGGAAAACTTGTTGGAGATGCAGACTTTGAAGGGTGCAAAAATAAATGCTCTTATATCACTCCTGTTCCAGGTGGAGTTGGACCAATGACCATTGCAATGCTTCTAAAAAATACAATTAAAGCTGCAAAGCTTAGAGATAAAAGAAAGTAG
- a CDS encoding c-type cytochrome translates to MKLTLLLFLFPLFLFCKEDDNSFITKFEYGAMLYENPRGIGCVKCHEKGDKDVLIAQYSEFDKKSKGMKMKSIIAPAINRVSFQLFIDKMTADKTDSKIMPTYFLTDEELKSLYYYIKNINKK, encoded by the coding sequence TTGAAACTTACACTTTTATTGTTTCTTTTCCCACTTTTTCTCTTTTGTAAAGAGGACGATAACTCTTTTATTACTAAATTTGAATATGGTGCTATGCTTTATGAAAATCCAAGGGGAATAGGGTGCGTCAAATGTCATGAAAAGGGAGATAAAGATGTTCTTATTGCCCAATATAGTGAGTTTGACAAAAAAAGTAAAGGAATGAAAATGAAATCAATTATTGCACCAGCTATAAACAGGGTAAGTTTTCAACTCTTTATAGATAAGATGACAGCAGATAAAACTGACTCTAAAATTATGCCCACATACTTTTTAACAGATGAAGAACTAAAATCTCTATATTATTACATTAAAAATATAAATAAAAAGTAG
- a CDS encoding 50S ribosomal protein L25/general stress protein Ctc, with protein MLEGIKRDSMTKQETKSLRRDGYLIANIYGKGLENVNAAFKRNDFIKYLKNKASVAFDVNVSGNVLKVVVQEYQKDPVTSDLLHVDLMVAQPGVRTSYKVPVTVEGTPKGLKNKGLFIFHKKRIPVKCTIENLPTSFHLQIADLDTGDSILIRDISMPEGVDCFLDPRVPVVGVIKAK; from the coding sequence ATGTTAGAGGGTATCAAAAGAGATAGTATGACAAAACAAGAGACTAAATCTTTAAGAAGAGATGGTTACTTAATTGCTAATATCTATGGTAAAGGTTTAGAAAACGTTAATGCTGCATTTAAAAGAAATGACTTCATTAAATATTTAAAAAATAAAGCTTCAGTTGCATTTGATGTAAATGTTAGCGGAAATGTATTAAAAGTAGTAGTTCAAGAGTATCAAAAAGATCCAGTTACATCTGATTTATTACACGTTGATTTAATGGTTGCACAACCAGGTGTTAGAACTTCTTATAAAGTTCCTGTAACAGTTGAAGGTACACCAAAAGGTTTAAAAAACAAAGGTCTTTTCATTTTCCATAAGAAAAGAATTCCAGTAAAATGTACAATTGAAAACTTACCAACATCTTTCCATTTACAAATTGCTGACCTTGATACAGGTGACTCTATTTTAATTAGAGATATTTCTATGCCAGAAGGTGTTGATTGTTTCTTAGACCCAAGAGTACCAGTTGTGGGTGTAATTAAAGCTAAGTAA
- the pth gene encoding aminoacyl-tRNA hydrolase, translated as MYLIVGLGNIGEKYQLTRHNVGFLIIDEMIKGQNSSNINKSNFKADVYKVGYNLFAKPKTYMNLSGEAVIGIKEYYKIDIENIIVIHDDLDLPFGTVKFKIGGGHCGHNGLRSIDSHIGKEYIRVRVGIGKPLNKEDVSNYVLSNFSKEELNKLEGIITHTISAIDALKGGESINEVKSKFTLK; from the coding sequence ATGTACTTAATCGTTGGCCTTGGTAATATAGGGGAAAAATACCAGTTAACAAGGCATAACGTAGGTTTTTTAATCATCGATGAGATGATTAAAGGCCAAAACTCTTCAAATATAAACAAATCAAATTTCAAAGCAGATGTTTACAAAGTAGGTTATAATCTATTTGCAAAACCAAAAACTTATATGAATCTTTCAGGTGAAGCTGTAATTGGAATAAAAGAGTATTATAAAATTGATATTGAAAATATTATTGTAATTCATGATGATTTGGATTTACCATTTGGAACTGTAAAGTTTAAAATAGGTGGTGGGCATTGTGGTCATAATGGTTTAAGATCAATTGATTCACACATAGGAAAAGAGTATATAAGGGTTAGAGTAGGTATTGGAAAGCCTCTTAATAAAGAAGATGTTTCAAACTATGTATTATCAAACTTTTCAAAAGAAGAATTAAATAAATTAGAAGGTATAATCACCCATACAATTTCTGCAATTGATGCCCTCAAAGGTGGTGAATCAATAAACGAAGTTAAATCAAAATTTACGTTGAAATAA
- a CDS encoding LptF/LptG family permease, with amino-acid sequence MSILTKYILKKYFLHFFIVLMSLELFFVGMDFLQNSGKLPSSANLQLLYLMYNGFFTLTLTLPLSLVFGWILTLVIFVRNNELVAFTSLGAKRFNIYFPIIVISLILIILQIAIQMTPMAYSYEQKKKILDGNYFTNTKSDIFLKYNDNFVYFKRLIPLKKQAEGIHIYKVKDDDIVETIIAKKAYFQNDKWYVLDVKVVKKPEFMNFETSKLEVRHEKFLVTLDGFKPKILDNVYEDKSNFSVLDAISALSLLSKQDINTDKIRAAIYYDIFMPFFIIPLIMLIFIFTSYNRRFFNMGTFTSFSIFTTLVVWGVFFMLHKFSNSGVIKPEFSLLLPMFLWFVLSLFIYKRKSRN; translated from the coding sequence ATGAGCATCCTAACAAAATATATATTAAAAAAATATTTTTTACACTTTTTTATTGTTCTTATGTCTCTAGAACTCTTTTTTGTGGGGATGGATTTTCTTCAAAATTCAGGAAAACTTCCTAGTTCTGCAAACTTACAACTACTATATTTAATGTATAATGGATTTTTTACTCTTACATTAACTTTGCCTTTGTCTCTTGTTTTTGGATGGATTTTAACTCTGGTTATTTTTGTAAGAAACAATGAGTTAGTAGCTTTTACCTCTTTAGGAGCAAAACGATTTAATATCTATTTCCCTATTATTGTTATCTCTTTAATCCTTATAATTTTGCAAATAGCAATTCAGATGACACCAATGGCATACTCTTATGAACAGAAAAAAAAGATACTTGACGGAAACTATTTTACAAATACAAAATCTGATATATTTTTAAAATACAATGATAATTTTGTCTACTTTAAAAGACTTATTCCTTTGAAAAAACAAGCAGAGGGAATTCATATTTATAAAGTTAAAGATGATGATATAGTTGAGACAATTATTGCAAAAAAGGCATATTTTCAAAATGATAAGTGGTATGTTCTTGATGTAAAAGTTGTTAAAAAACCAGAATTTATGAATTTTGAAACCTCTAAGCTTGAAGTTAGACATGAAAAATTTTTAGTTACCTTAGATGGATTTAAACCTAAAATTTTGGATAACGTATATGAAGATAAATCAAATTTTTCAGTTCTTGATGCAATCTCTGCTCTTTCACTTTTATCAAAGCAGGATATAAATACAGATAAAATTAGAGCAGCTATATATTATGATATATTTATGCCATTTTTTATAATACCTCTTATTATGTTGATTTTTATTTTTACTTCATATAATAGAAGATTTTTTAATATGGGGACTTTTACCTCATTTTCTATTTTCACTACATTAGTAGTTTGGGGAGTCTTTTTTATGCTTCACAAATTCTCAAATAGTGGAGTAATAAAACCCGAATTTTCACTTTTACTGCCAATGTTTCTTTGGTTTGTATTATCACTATTTATCTATAAAAGGAAGAGTAGAAATTAA
- a CDS encoding NUDIX hydrolase yields the protein MAKIEAYGIVLYKIEKGKTKILLCKSVKSREKWGCLKGVKTFGENSRECAKREFLEECSIKVETFFFEEYFEQRNDKKNIGVWIVDANKISKIDEYFVEDKLLEKYLSWENSKAKFFDIDNLPPIKTKQIFLIKKITDFLRNKSQFH from the coding sequence ATGGCAAAAATAGAAGCTTATGGAATAGTTCTTTATAAGATTGAAAAAGGCAAAACAAAGATTTTATTATGTAAATCAGTAAAGAGTAGAGAGAAGTGGGGCTGTTTAAAAGGGGTTAAAACTTTTGGTGAAAACTCAAGAGAGTGTGCAAAAAGAGAGTTTCTTGAAGAGTGTTCAATTAAGGTAGAGACTTTCTTTTTTGAAGAGTATTTTGAACAAAGAAATGACAAAAAAAATATTGGTGTTTGGATTGTTGATGCAAACAAAATATCTAAGATTGATGAATATTTTGTTGAGGATAAACTTTTAGAAAAATATCTCTCTTGGGAAAACTCAAAAGCTAAATTTTTTGATATTGATAATTTGCCACCAATAAAAACAAAACAGATATTTTTAATAAAAAAGATTACGGATTTTTTGCGAAATAAGAGTCAATTCCATTAG
- a CDS encoding N-acetylmuramoyl-L-alanine amidase family protein: MGYLKAVLNDDKNLEIKNLKILISTGKQLKRDVSKYEKELKKYDGQAVSKERPKIIKLNEIENVKKIDNIKKPKVDDNADSSKYTIKAVVSRDNMIIIDFYDSITKDFVDFKEDKTSNTFQDIYQLKGNFKDAYPTKLSINGVDQIVIKQKDSKTLEILFEDKTNLKTIYFINRNRVVLKVLDLNKKKNKATISKAVKVYKPGLNRVVVLDAGHGGKDSGAIGSEDKMYEKYTVFNVTKYLESVLKERGYKVYLTRNSDRFIKVRNRTVLANDKHADIFVSIHANAAHKSKIKELQGIETFFLSPARSERAKRVAALENQSDISNMSGSTQKAFLESLNRPRITASHKLSIDIQRNMLYETRLLHKDVEDGGVREGPFWVLVGAQMPSVLIEIGYITHPKEGKRLFNKKYQEALAVGIANGIDSYFAKNP, translated from the coding sequence ATGGGTTATCTAAAAGCTGTATTAAATGATGATAAAAATCTTGAAATCAAAAATCTTAAAATATTAATCTCTACTGGAAAACAACTTAAAAGAGATGTCTCAAAATATGAAAAAGAGTTAAAAAAATATGATGGTCAAGCTGTATCTAAAGAGAGACCAAAGATAATTAAACTAAATGAAATTGAAAATGTAAAAAAAATAGATAATATAAAAAAACCTAAAGTAGATGATAATGCTGACTCTTCAAAATATACTATAAAAGCAGTTGTATCAAGAGATAATATGATTATTATCGATTTTTATGACTCAATTACAAAAGATTTTGTTGATTTCAAAGAGGATAAAACTTCAAACACTTTCCAAGACATTTACCAACTAAAAGGTAATTTTAAAGATGCTTATCCAACTAAACTCTCTATAAATGGTGTTGATCAAATAGTTATAAAACAGAAAGATTCAAAAACTTTAGAGATCCTATTTGAAGATAAAACAAATTTGAAAACAATCTATTTTATAAATAGAAATAGAGTTGTTTTAAAGGTTTTAGATTTAAACAAAAAGAAAAATAAAGCTACTATTTCAAAGGCTGTAAAAGTGTATAAGCCAGGTCTTAATAGAGTTGTAGTTTTAGATGCAGGACATGGTGGAAAAGACTCTGGTGCCATTGGTAGTGAAGATAAAATGTATGAGAAATATACTGTATTTAATGTAACAAAATATCTAGAGTCTGTTTTAAAAGAGAGAGGATATAAAGTCTATCTTACTAGAAATAGTGATAGATTTATAAAAGTTAGAAATAGAACAGTATTAGCAAATGATAAACATGCAGATATTTTCGTCTCTATCCATGCAAATGCAGCACATAAATCAAAAATAAAAGAACTTCAAGGGATTGAAACTTTCTTCTTAAGCCCTGCAAGAAGTGAAAGAGCAAAAAGAGTTGCGGCTTTGGAAAATCAGTCTGATATAAGCAATATGAGTGGTTCAACACAAAAAGCATTTTTAGAGTCACTTAATAGACCAAGAATAACAGCATCCCATAAACTATCAATTGATATTCAGAGAAATATGCTTTATGAAACAAGATTACTTCATAAAGATGTTGAAGATGGTGGTGTTAGAGAGGGTCCTTTTTGGGTTCTAGTTGGAGCACAAATGCCTTCAGTTTTAATTGAGATTGGTTATATTACTCACCCAAAAGAGGGTAAAAGATTATTTAATAAAAAATATCAAGAGGCTTTAGCAGTTGGAATTGCTAATGGAATTGACTCTTATTTCGCAAAAAATCCGTAA
- a CDS encoding nitronate monooxygenase, producing the protein MKIGKYEIKHPIIQGGMGVGISWDKLAGTVSLEGGLGVISAVGTGYYKTEDFNIKTRKNKPVDVINFYSKEALTAIIDNARKICGDAPLACNVLYAINDYGRVVKDACEAGINMIITGAGLPTNMPEFTKDFPDVALIPIVSSARALKLICKKWKRYNKLPDAVIVEGPKSGGHQGFTYEQCFQEEYQLENIVPEVIEESKNWGDLPIIAAGGIWDKNDIDKFLAMGCSGVQMATRFIGTFECDADAQFKKVLIDAKEEDIQLMKSPVGLPARGVMTKLQESMEDGTAPKVACVSNCVAPCNRGREAKIVGYCIADRLGAAYKGDLDTGLFFSGSNGYRLDKLISVHELMEKLTKGE; encoded by the coding sequence TTGAAAATAGGGAAATATGAAATAAAGCATCCAATTATCCAAGGTGGAATGGGAGTTGGAATTAGTTGGGACAAATTAGCTGGAACTGTTAGTCTTGAAGGGGGACTAGGAGTTATTTCTGCTGTGGGAACAGGATATTATAAAACTGAAGATTTTAATATCAAAACTAGAAAAAATAAACCCGTTGATGTAATCAACTTCTACTCAAAAGAAGCACTAACTGCAATAATAGATAATGCAAGAAAAATTTGTGGTGATGCTCCACTTGCTTGTAATGTTTTGTATGCAATAAATGACTATGGAAGAGTAGTAAAAGATGCTTGTGAAGCTGGTATAAATATGATTATTACAGGAGCTGGACTTCCTACAAATATGCCAGAATTTACAAAAGATTTCCCTGACGTTGCTTTAATCCCAATAGTTTCAAGTGCAAGAGCTTTAAAACTAATTTGTAAAAAATGGAAAAGATATAATAAACTTCCTGATGCAGTAATTGTTGAAGGTCCAAAATCAGGAGGACATCAAGGTTTTACTTATGAGCAATGTTTCCAAGAGGAGTACCAATTAGAAAATATTGTACCAGAAGTTATAGAAGAATCTAAAAATTGGGGAGATTTACCAATAATAGCTGCTGGTGGAATCTGGGACAAAAATGATATTGACAAATTTTTAGCAATGGGTTGTTCTGGTGTTCAAATGGCTACAAGATTTATTGGAACTTTTGAGTGTGATGCAGATGCACAGTTCAAAAAAGTTCTTATTGATGCAAAAGAGGAAGATATTCAACTTATGAAATCTCCTGTTGGTCTTCCAGCTAGAGGAGTTATGACTAAGCTTCAGGAATCAATGGAAGATGGAACAGCTCCTAAAGTTGCATGTGTATCAAACTGTGTGGCACCTTGTAATAGAGGACGTGAAGCAAAAATTGTAGGCTACTGTATTGCAGATAGATTAGGGGCAGCTTATAAAGGTGATTTAGATACGGGATTGTTCTTCTCTGGTTCAAATGGATATAGACTAGATAAACTTATCTCAGTTCATGAATTAATGGAAAAACTTACAAAAGGAGAATAA
- the tyrS gene encoding tyrosine--tRNA ligase, translating to MEERVKEALAEIQRGTAEIIDIERIEILIKNYYEKGENFYVKAGFDPTAPDLHLGHTVLIQKMATFQKFGGIVQFLIGDFTATIGDPTGKSETRKVLTEEQVIANAQSYKEQVFKILDPEKTEVKFNSKWLKELGTGGLISLASHLTVARMLERDDFSKRYASNTPIAVSEFTYPLLQGYDSVAMGTDIELGGTDQKFNLLMGRTLQKAYNTGKQQAVLMMPILEGLDGVQKMSKSLGNYIGVTDEPNDMFGKTLSISDELMWRYYELLSSKSLKEIEELKNGVENGTLHPKKVKEALAMEIVERFHGEGEGEKAKAEFEKVFANKDIPTDMPEYEMESGIWLCQALVDAQLVGSTSQARRDIKANAVSINQEKVNDEKLNLEIGEYILQKGKKSFAKIIIK from the coding sequence ATGGAAGAGAGAGTAAAAGAAGCCCTTGCAGAGATTCAAAGAGGAACTGCAGAAATTATTGATATTGAAAGAATAGAGATATTAATTAAAAACTATTATGAAAAGGGTGAAAATTTTTATGTAAAAGCTGGATTTGATCCAACTGCTCCAGATTTACACTTAGGACATACAGTACTTATTCAAAAAATGGCAACTTTCCAAAAATTTGGTGGAATAGTTCAGTTTTTAATTGGGGATTTTACTGCAACAATTGGTGATCCTACAGGAAAAAGTGAAACAAGAAAAGTATTAACAGAAGAACAAGTTATTGCAAATGCACAAAGTTATAAAGAACAAGTTTTCAAAATTTTAGACCCAGAAAAAACAGAAGTAAAATTTAACTCAAAATGGTTAAAAGAGTTAGGAACAGGTGGACTTATCTCATTAGCTTCACATTTAACAGTTGCAAGAATGTTAGAAAGAGATGATTTTTCAAAAAGATATGCGAGCAATACACCAATTGCTGTAAGTGAATTTACTTATCCCTTACTTCAAGGATATGATTCTGTTGCAATGGGTACAGATATAGAACTTGGTGGAACAGATCAAAAGTTTAACTTACTTATGGGAAGAACTCTACAAAAAGCGTATAATACTGGAAAACAACAAGCAGTTCTTATGATGCCAATTTTAGAAGGACTTGATGGGGTTCAAAAGATGTCAAAATCTTTAGGAAATTATATTGGTGTTACAGATGAACCAAACGATATGTTTGGGAAAACACTCTCAATTTCTGATGAATTAATGTGGAGATATTATGAACTTCTATCTTCAAAATCTTTAAAAGAGATTGAAGAGTTAAAAAATGGTGTAGAAAATGGAACTTTACACCCTAAAAAAGTAAAAGAAGCTTTAGCTATGGAGATTGTTGAGAGATTCCATGGTGAAGGTGAAGGTGAAAAAGCAAAAGCGGAATTTGAAAAAGTATTTGCAAATAAAGATATTCCTACAGATATGCCAGAGTATGAGATGGAATCTGGAATTTGGCTTTGTCAAGCTTTAGTTGATGCACAATTAGTTGGTTCAACTTCGCAAGCAAGAAGAGATATAAAAGCAAATGCAGTTAGTATAAATCAAGAAAAAGTAAATGACGAAAAACTAAATTTAGAAATAGGTGAATATATTTTACAAAAAGGTAAAAAAAGTTTCGCTAAGATAATAATAAAATAA